A part of Desulfotomaculum nigrificans DSM 574 genomic DNA contains:
- a CDS encoding tyrosine-type recombinase/integrase, which yields MSRYQGIYASLIEQYIDFKRNLGYKFKDAESVYYLFDQFTILNGETEIGITKELANKWAVKRPNESDSTCYKRVMYLIQFSSFLNDSGYPSYILRLPKAYKSTFTPYIFSREEMKAIFEASDRLKIDNSMDSAVNVIPAILRMLYGTGIRIGEAVSLKVKDVNLTEKYIIIRQSKNGMERMIPFSDSLADVCRQYRNSLQVLQDPEDYFFVKRNGRRCNPKGIYEWFRKVLWEAGISHGGKRQGPRLHDLRHAFSVHSLTAMAESGLDLYYSLPILSEYLGHQSLEATEKYVRLTSEMYPGLIHDVNSICAYAFPEVDLP from the coding sequence ATGAGCAGGTATCAGGGCATCTATGCCTCACTAATTGAGCAATATATTGATTTCAAAAGAAACTTGGGTTATAAGTTTAAAGATGCGGAAAGTGTCTATTACCTATTTGATCAGTTTACCATCCTTAACGGTGAAACCGAAATCGGCATCACGAAAGAACTCGCCAATAAATGGGCCGTAAAACGGCCTAATGAATCGGACAGTACTTGTTATAAAAGAGTCATGTATCTGATACAGTTTTCCTCCTTCCTGAATGATTCGGGATATCCTTCGTATATTTTAAGGCTACCAAAGGCTTACAAAAGCACTTTTACGCCATATATTTTCTCCAGGGAGGAAATGAAGGCCATCTTCGAAGCCAGTGACCGGTTGAAAATAGATAACTCAATGGATTCGGCAGTCAATGTAATTCCTGCAATTTTACGTATGCTGTATGGTACAGGAATCCGTATCGGTGAAGCAGTATCTTTAAAAGTAAAAGATGTAAACCTGACTGAGAAATATATAATCATCCGACAAAGTAAAAATGGTATGGAGAGGATGATACCTTTTTCAGATTCACTTGCTGATGTTTGCAGGCAATACAGAAATTCGTTACAGGTCCTACAGGATCCTGAAGACTATTTTTTCGTGAAACGTAATGGACGAAGATGCAATCCAAAAGGTATCTATGAATGGTTTAGGAAGGTGCTCTGGGAAGCAGGCATTTCACATGGTGGGAAAAGGCAGGGTCCTCGCCTGCACGATCTCCGCCATGCATTTAGTGTACATTCTCTCACGGCAATGGCAGAATCAGGACTGGATCTGTATTATTCTCTTCCGATTCTCTCTGAATATTTGGGACATCAGTCCCTGGAAGCAACGGAAAAATATGTTAGGCTTACCTCTGAAATGTATCCAGGGCTTATTCATGATGTTAACAGTATCTGCGCTTATGCTTTTCCTGAGGTGGACTTGCCATGA
- a CDS encoding tyrosine-type recombinase/integrase has product MRPTDFSKSLTDFLTCYLPGEKGASKNTIASYKDTFILFLTFMKDEKGILADKVMLKHVNKEIVVDFLDWIEEKRHCCAATRNVRLAALHSFFQYLQYQSPENLLEWQRILSIPVKKTEKPSISYLSLEGIRLLLEQPDCSTRNVSIPVMKSSCFEEK; this is encoded by the coding sequence ATGAGACCTACTGATTTTTCGAAAAGCCTGACCGATTTCCTTACCTGTTATCTCCCCGGTGAAAAAGGAGCTAGTAAAAATACCATTGCTTCTTATAAAGATACGTTTATCCTCTTTCTCACATTCATGAAGGATGAGAAAGGAATTTTAGCTGACAAAGTGATGCTAAAGCACGTAAATAAAGAAATCGTTGTGGATTTTCTGGATTGGATTGAAGAAAAACGGCATTGCTGTGCAGCAACACGAAATGTACGACTTGCTGCTCTGCATTCATTCTTCCAGTACTTGCAGTACCAAAGCCCAGAAAATCTGCTGGAATGGCAGAGGATACTATCCATTCCCGTAAAAAAGACGGAAAAGCCATCGATTAGTTATCTTTCATTGGAAGGTATTCGCTTACTTCTTGAACAACCGGACTGTTCGACACGTAACGTGAGCATTCCTGTAATGAAGAGTAGCTGCTTTGAGGAAAAATGA
- a CDS encoding IS110 family transposase — protein sequence MRYSKVKQIRPNTLIVGIDIAKQTHWAQIMLQGRLIGKAFSIQNTREGFENLVRTLKAYQQKLGATNIVVGMEPTGHYFKPLAYYLHGTGMCEVVIVNPYHVNRSKELDDNSPSKNDRKDARLIAKLISQGTYFNLPLIFNTWAELRTANASRMQLTQKRWQLKCQLITILDQYFPEFPDVFKNVLGKGAMYVLTHCPFPVDILELGEQTLCEGLRGATHNRVGQKRAQKLWEAAQNSIGIKEGAKGARLQLNHLVEELNLIHKQLEETEKMMSQLLKQTGLGDYLTSIPGVGMVTAAAFLAEIGNPDEYESYKQIQKKAGLNLKENSSGKHKGKTTISKRGRPSLRQLMYQIAYVSVAKNAEMKAFYEYLKNRKENPLAGKQALIAVAVKMMKVMLAVCKNRSHYDGSKVCNQNLVVRMQAA from the coding sequence GTGAGATACTCTAAAGTTAAACAAATTCGGCCCAATACCTTGATTGTTGGAATAGATATTGCCAAACAAACACACTGGGCTCAAATAATGTTGCAAGGAAGGCTAATTGGAAAAGCTTTCTCTATACAGAATACCAGAGAAGGCTTCGAAAATCTAGTCAGAACTCTCAAAGCTTACCAACAAAAATTAGGGGCCACTAACATTGTTGTTGGAATGGAACCTACCGGTCATTATTTTAAGCCGTTAGCCTATTATCTTCATGGCACAGGAATGTGTGAAGTGGTAATAGTAAATCCCTACCATGTAAATCGCAGCAAAGAACTTGATGACAACAGCCCGAGCAAGAATGATAGAAAAGACGCGCGTCTAATAGCCAAATTAATAAGCCAGGGGACATATTTTAACTTACCCCTGATCTTTAATACCTGGGCTGAACTCAGAACCGCTAACGCTAGCCGTATGCAGTTAACCCAAAAAAGATGGCAATTAAAATGTCAGCTGATAACAATACTGGATCAATATTTTCCCGAATTTCCCGATGTATTCAAAAATGTCCTGGGTAAAGGAGCAATGTACGTTCTAACTCACTGCCCCTTCCCTGTTGACATACTGGAATTAGGTGAGCAAACCCTGTGTGAAGGGCTAAGAGGAGCAACCCATAACCGGGTAGGACAGAAAAGAGCCCAAAAATTATGGGAAGCAGCCCAAAATTCCATTGGTATTAAGGAAGGGGCAAAGGGAGCCAGGTTGCAGTTAAACCACCTGGTTGAAGAACTAAATCTTATCCACAAACAACTGGAAGAAACAGAAAAAATGATGTCCCAATTATTAAAGCAAACCGGTCTTGGTGATTACCTTACAAGCATTCCCGGCGTGGGGATGGTGACTGCGGCAGCTTTTTTAGCTGAGATAGGAAATCCGGACGAATACGAGAGTTACAAACAAATCCAAAAGAAAGCCGGACTAAATCTAAAAGAAAATAGCTCTGGTAAGCACAAAGGTAAAACCACCATCAGCAAAAGAGGCAGACCGTCATTACGGCAATTGATGTACCAAATAGCCTATGTATCGGTTGCCAAGAATGCTGAGATGAAAGCCTTCTACGAATACCTAAAAAACCGGAAAGAGAATCCGTTGGCCGGGAAACAGGCTTTAATAGCAGTTGCTGTTAAAATGATGAAAGTCATGTTGGCGGTTTGTAAAAACCGCAGCCATTACGATGGCAGTAAGGTGTGCAATCAAAACCTGGTAGTCAGAATGCAGGCTGCGTAG
- a CDS encoding ATP-binding protein, giving the protein MLFYDLQQTLRAFQNRFEKYDLVIADEMGYISFDKEGSELLFTHLSLRAGRKYTIITTNLSFERWGEIFRDPVMTAAMIDRLTHQSYIINMNGNSY; this is encoded by the coding sequence ATTCTTTTTTACGATCTACAACAGACATTACGCGCCTTCCAAAACAGATTTGAGAAATATGACCTGGTTATTGCGGACGAGATGGGCTACATCTCCTTCGACAAAGAGGGCTCGGAGCTGTTGTTTACCCACCTGTCACTTCGGGCTGGGAGAAAATACACTATTATCACTACAAACCTTTCTTTTGAGCGATGGGGGGAAATATTCCGGGATCCGGTTATGACTGCAGCTATGATTGACCGTTTAACACATCAATCATACATAATTAATATGAATGGGAATTCCTATTGA
- a CDS encoding helix-turn-helix domain-containing protein has protein sequence MVSIYKWQRIKPLHAQGVSIRKIAKILSVSRNTVRKYLRDINPPQFKAREYEKQLDKYREEIQDMLDKGYIGTRIHKELVQKGYMGSPSSVHRYLRAFKENDKAAKLATTRVETGPY, from the coding sequence GTGGTAAGCATTTACAAATGGCAACGCATCAAACCACTGCATGCCCAAGGGGTCAGCATCAGGAAAATAGCTAAGATACTAAGTGTATCAAGAAATACCGTCAGAAAATACCTTAGAGATATTAATCCGCCACAGTTTAAAGCCAGGGAGTATGAAAAACAACTGGACAAGTACCGAGAAGAAATTCAAGACATGCTCGATAAGGGTTATATTGGCACAAGAATACACAAAGAACTGGTTCAAAAAGGCTATATGGGCTCACCATCCAGTGTACACCGCTATCTGCGGGCCTTTAAAGAAAATGATAAGGCCGCTAAATTAGCCACCACCCGGGTGGAAACCGGCCCATATTAA
- a CDS encoding IS3 family transposase, which yields MKPLSGWSPADYIDFYNHERPQSRLKGNAPIEYLNKCA from the coding sequence ATGAAGCCTTTGTCAGGATGGTCCCCCGCCGATTATATAGATTTCTATAATCATGAACGACCACAATCTCGATTAAAAGGAAACGCACCCATTGAATATCTCAATAAGTGCGCATAA
- a CDS encoding flavodoxin family protein: protein MKVIGINGSARKDGNTAIIIGRVFDELKKKGIETEMIQLAGNNIQGCIGCGGCFKNQNNQCVFQNDIINKCIAKMIEADGIILGSPVYFGDVSANMKAFLERVGMVASANNALFKHKVGAAVVAVRRGGAIHAFNTMNYFLHYMQMYLVGGTYWNMVYGKEIGEVEKDAEGMQNMKSIGENMALLLEKIAK from the coding sequence TTGAAAGTAATAGGTATTAATGGAAGTGCACGTAAGGATGGCAATACTGCTATTATCATTGGACGTGTTTTCGATGAATTAAAAAAGAAAGGTATAGAAACAGAAATGATACAGCTGGCCGGTAATAATATCCAGGGTTGTATCGGCTGTGGGGGATGTTTTAAAAATCAAAATAATCAATGTGTCTTTCAAAATGATATTATAAATAAGTGTATTGCCAAAATGATCGAAGCAGATGGCATTATCTTAGGTTCACCAGTATATTTTGGCGATGTCTCAGCCAACATGAAAGCATTTTTAGAAAGAGTAGGCATGGTAGCAAGTGCTAATAATGCACTTTTTAAGCACAAGGTGGGAGCTGCTGTTGTGGCGGTTCGTCGAGGAGGAGCAATCCATGCTTTTAATACGATGAATTATTTCTTACACTACATGCAGATGTATCTGGTGGGTGGAACTTACTGGAATATGGTCTATGGAAAAGAAATTGGTGAAGTTGAGAAAGATGCAGAAGGTATGCAAAATATGAAATCTATCGGGGAAAATATGGCCTTGCTTCTAGAAAAAATAGCAAAATAA
- a CDS encoding recombinase family protein — protein sequence MEVKTASKIHPIKTAGGHRRYDESELLAVIGKTVEIKGNRCAIYARVSTKKQADNGNLIRQLERLQGVAKRRKYAVVAEYQEVASGLNENRKELSKLLKKLSPVVK from the coding sequence ATGGAGGTTAAAACAGCTTCCAAAATACATCCGATAAAAACTGCTGGCGGTCATCGTCGGTATGACGAAAGCGAACTGCTTGCTGTTATCGGTAAAACTGTAGAAATTAAAGGAAATCGTTGTGCTATATATGCCAGAGTTTCTACTAAAAAACAGGCTGACAACGGGAACTTAATCCGGCAATTGGAGCGATTGCAAGGAGTCGCCAAGCGCAGGAAATATGCTGTAGTTGCAGAGTATCAGGAAGTTGCCTCCGGGTTAAACGAAAACCGTAAAGAACTCAGCAAGCTATTAAAAAAATTATCGCCGGTGGTCAAGTAA
- a CDS encoding LysR family transcriptional regulator, which yields MLSIEQIKYFLAIVEYGSLNKASQYLYISQPALTKQLGLLEKSLGCSLLLRTPTGIKLTPAGRYFYERCNLIMETINETIKQIKSFDKENVIKIGGLPNLITYFLPKYIEKLKMMNYEVYIEAMHTNSQLINSVKNDFLNIAFVSDAVQESDIAIFPLVVEPFFVVMSASHPMVKTEEIDFLSIVKEKLILYKDPCPIRAAIRNHCSFMGVTPNITLELELTESLINYVEKGFGITIVPKMVADSMSNQGVIAREIKKFPLHRVVSAVLKKDCVSSYKSLLFDI from the coding sequence ATGCTAAGCATAGAACAAATTAAGTATTTTTTAGCAATCGTAGAATATGGAAGTTTAAATAAAGCCTCACAATATCTGTATATCTCGCAACCCGCGCTTACTAAACAATTGGGGCTATTGGAAAAATCCTTGGGCTGTTCCCTGTTATTAAGAACTCCAACCGGAATAAAACTTACACCTGCCGGTAGATATTTCTATGAACGTTGTAATTTAATAATGGAAACAATAAACGAAACAATAAAGCAGATAAAATCATTTGATAAAGAAAATGTTATCAAAATTGGCGGTCTGCCAAATTTAATAACATATTTTTTGCCTAAATATATCGAGAAGCTTAAAATGATGAATTATGAAGTTTATATAGAAGCTATGCATACTAATTCTCAGCTGATCAACAGTGTAAAGAATGACTTTTTAAATATTGCTTTTGTATCTGATGCTGTACAAGAATCGGATATTGCTATTTTTCCATTAGTAGTAGAGCCATTTTTCGTGGTTATGTCAGCATCTCACCCTATGGTTAAAACTGAAGAAATTGATTTTTTATCTATAGTAAAGGAAAAGTTAATATTATATAAAGACCCCTGCCCTATAAGGGCTGCTATTCGCAATCATTGCAGCTTTATGGGTGTTACACCAAATATAACACTTGAATTGGAACTAACTGAGTCATTAATTAATTATGTAGAAAAGGGATTTGGCATAACCATAGTACCTAAAATGGTAGCAGATAGTATGAGCAACCAAGGAGTTATAGCACGAGAAATAAAAAAATTCCCTCTGCACAGAGTTGTATCTGCTGTATTGAAAAAGGATTGCGTGTCTTCCTATAAATCGCTCCTGTTTGATATTTAA
- a CDS encoding HD domain-containing phosphohydrolase, producing the protein MEEIKTMEEHKLLQRLHATFIEHTAVMLLIEPITGKIVEANPAVCTFYGYTREEILNMHIQDINMLPKEEVERRRLMPLKEKQRYFVFPHRLKSGEIRLVDVYSCPVTYSGEKLLFSIIFDVTDREKYKVELYREKELLRTTLLSIGDGVVTTDQTGRITSMNKVSEEITGWNEEEAKGRLFSEVFKLVNEATGEEIEEPVAKALRTGKTIGLANHTALISKDGRKIPIAYSAAPIKDEKGQTFGVVMVFRDVTREKEQQEKILYLSHHDSLTGLFNRRFMEEQIKRLDMSRELSLTVIMGDVNGLKLVNNVFGHEDGDKLLKKAAETIKESCRKEDIIARWGGDEFLILMPRTSAKTAEEIIERIKNRCLKDSDGPVQLSIAMGYAVKTKASESLWQIVKEAEEWMYRHKLLESKSYHNGIINTLLATLFAKSMETEEHAERLKNYCLTIDREMGLSVKELGELALLAVLHDIGKVGIKESVLQKPGPLTAAEWEEMKKHPEIGYRIARNIPELSAVAEYILAHHERWDGKGYPRGLKGEEIPLLCRILAVADAYDAMTNDRTYRKALSREEAIAEIKRNAGTQFEPIVADVFLNIIAKENILKAFL; encoded by the coding sequence ATGGAAGAAATAAAAACTATGGAAGAACATAAGCTTTTGCAACGGCTACACGCCACGTTCATCGAACATACCGCCGTCATGCTCCTCATCGAGCCTATAACCGGCAAAATCGTAGAAGCCAATCCTGCCGTCTGTACTTTTTACGGCTATACCAGGGAAGAAATCTTAAACATGCATATTCAGGACATCAACATGCTGCCCAAGGAAGAAGTAGAAAGACGGCGGCTCATGCCCTTAAAGGAAAAACAAAGGTATTTTGTTTTCCCGCATCGTTTAAAGAGCGGGGAAATCAGGCTGGTTGATGTTTATTCCTGCCCTGTAACTTATAGCGGAGAAAAATTGCTTTTTTCCATCATTTTCGATGTTACGGACCGGGAGAAGTATAAAGTAGAACTATACCGGGAAAAAGAACTGCTGCGTACCACCCTCCTTTCCATCGGCGACGGAGTAGTCACCACCGACCAAACAGGCAGAATAACATCAATGAATAAAGTGAGCGAAGAGATTACAGGCTGGAATGAAGAAGAAGCAAAAGGCAGACTTTTTTCAGAGGTTTTCAAACTAGTCAACGAAGCTACCGGGGAAGAGATTGAAGAACCAGTAGCTAAAGCGCTCCGGACGGGAAAAACTATCGGCTTGGCTAATCATACAGCTTTAATTAGCAAAGACGGGCGTAAGATACCAATAGCCTACAGCGCTGCTCCCATCAAAGACGAAAAAGGGCAAACTTTCGGTGTGGTCATGGTTTTCCGTGATGTTACCCGGGAAAAAGAACAGCAGGAGAAAATCCTCTACTTAAGCCACCATGATTCCCTGACGGGACTATTCAACCGCCGGTTTATGGAAGAACAAATCAAGCGGCTGGATATGTCCCGGGAACTGTCTCTTACAGTAATTATGGGCGATGTCAACGGGCTGAAACTGGTTAACAATGTCTTCGGCCACGAAGACGGGGACAAGCTCCTTAAAAAAGCGGCAGAGACAATAAAGGAAAGCTGCCGGAAAGAAGACATCATCGCCCGCTGGGGAGGGGACGAATTTCTTATCCTCATGCCCCGGACTTCCGCCAAAACCGCAGAAGAAATCATTGAACGGATTAAAAACAGGTGTTTGAAGGATAGCGACGGACCCGTGCAACTTAGCATAGCCATGGGTTATGCGGTGAAGACAAAAGCATCAGAAAGCCTCTGGCAAATTGTGAAAGAAGCAGAGGAATGGATGTACCGTCATAAGCTTCTTGAGAGCAAAAGCTACCATAATGGCATTATCAATACCCTGCTTGCCACCCTGTTTGCCAAAAGCATGGAAACGGAGGAACATGCCGAACGTTTGAAAAACTACTGCCTTACAATAGACAGAGAAATGGGACTTTCTGTAAAAGAACTGGGCGAGCTGGCTTTATTAGCTGTGCTGCATGACATTGGAAAAGTAGGTATTAAAGAAAGTGTCTTACAAAAGCCCGGACCTTTGACTGCTGCAGAATGGGAGGAGATGAAAAAGCATCCCGAAATCGGCTACCGTATCGCCCGAAACATTCCGGAACTTTCGGCTGTGGCCGAATACATCCTCGCTCATCATGAGCGTTGGGACGGTAAAGGCTATCCGAGAGGTTTAAAAGGCGAAGAAATCCCCTTACTCTGCCGTATTCTGGCTGTGGCAGACGCTTATGACGCCATGACCAATGATAGGACATACCGGAAAGCGCTGAGCAGGGAAGAAGCAATTGCTGAGATAAAAAGAAATGCGGGAACCCAGTTTGAGCCAATAGTTGCAGACGTTTTTTTAAACATAATAGCAAAGGAAAATATATTAAAAGCATTCCTGTAA
- a CDS encoding IS110 family transposase encodes MKYSKVKQIQSNTLIVGIDIAKQIHWAQIMLQGRLIGKAFSIQNTREGFENLVTTLKAYQQN; translated from the coding sequence ATGAAATACTCTAAAGTTAAACAAATTCAGTCCAATACCTTGATTGTCGGAATTGATATTGCCAAACAAATACACTGGGCTCAAATAATGTTGCAAGGAAGGCTAATTGGAAAAGCTTTCTCTATACAAAATACCAGAGAAGGCTTCGAAAATCTAGTCACTACCCTCAAAGCTTACCAACAAAATTAG
- a CDS encoding site-specific integrase — MFRHTCATNLVRSNVDLVTVATILGHSNLSTTKVYTLPDEKTMAAALEQAEV; from the coding sequence ATATTCAGACATACTTGCGCCACTAATTTGGTTCGTTCTAATGTTGATCTGGTAACGGTGGCCACTATACTGGGGCACTCAAACCTGTCTACAACAAAAGTTTATACTTTACCTGATGAAAAGACTATGGCTGCCGCACTGGAGCAAGCAGAGGTATAA
- a CDS encoding Fic family protein: protein MTGAYKTKDNHVLTASGQIHHYAAATQVPAGMENLINWYNDSKAKMHPIELAALFHHRFVAIHHFPDRNGRVSRLCMNYILMKNGYPQAIIRKENRWDYYTALEEADNNKPEAFVQLVADEVKHSLELMLTEI from the coding sequence GTGACCGGGGCCTATAAAACCAAAGATAATCACGTACTAACTGCCAGCGGTCAAATCCATCACTACGCAGCGGCCACCCAGGTTCCTGCTGGAATGGAGAATCTTATCAATTGGTACAATGACAGCAAGGCGAAAATGCACCCCATCGAATTAGCTGCTCTCTTTCATCACCGGTTTGTTGCTATCCACCATTTTCCCGATAGGAACGGTAGGGTAAGCCGGTTGTGCATGAACTATATCCTAATGAAGAACGGATACCCTCAAGCCATCATCCGCAAAGAGAACCGGTGGGACTATTACACGGCACTGGAGGAAGCGGATAACAATAAGCCGGAAGCGTTTGTGCAGTTAGTAGCTGATGAGGTTAAGCACAGTTTGGAACTAATGTTAACGGAGATATAG